GATATAATTCCGTACGGTAACCGCCGCGGACAAGCAGCTCGGCAACGCGAAATCCATCACCGCCGTTGTTTCCCTTTCCCGCAAGGACGACAATCCGGTCTCCGGGCTTCCCGACCGCTTTACCGGAAACGGTTCTGAATACAGCCGTACCGGCATTGCGCATAAGCTCGACGCCGGGAGTTCCCCGCTCGATGGTGACGCGGTCAACATACGACATCTGGTCAGCGTTGAGGAGTTTCATGACGGAATCCGTTCCGGACCTTCATTTAAAATACAACACCCGTGTGAGTAAAACATGAATGTTCCGTTTAAAAACCGCTTGCATGGACAAAACCGGGCAGCCTCATAGAAACGGGAAAAACATGCTTAAGACCCCCAAAAATCCATGATGAATTGTATTGTAATACATTGATTATAAATAGAATATAGACCATTAAAGCCTGTGAATTTATAAACCCGTTGAAAAGCCCCGCGGTCACAACCGGTTTTCGGAAGAAGAATGGGTGCTGTCCGAGCGAGCCGAAGGCTCGTGAGTTCACACATTCCCGAAAAACGGGCAGTGAACGGGGAAAAAGGCTTTTCACGGGGTGCCTTTTCCTTGGTTACTTCCTTTGGGCACGCAAAGGAAGTAACATATAAAAAGTGTTCTTTAAAAAAATGGGGGGGTCCCAGGAAAAACGTACCCTTTACAACCCACCGTTCTTGTTGAGCGTATCGACAATATTCAGAATTTCCCGTATGTCGTCGATGGCATAATCGGCTCCTTCCGAACCGACCGGTTTACGGTCGAACACAAAACCATACCGGGCAAAAACGGTATACATGCCCACCTTGCGCGCTCCGACGAGATCACGTTCCGGCCAGTCCCCCACCATGAGTGTTTCATCGGGTGCGGTTTTTATAAGCGAAAGGACTTTTTGATACGGCGTTGCATGCGGTTTTCTGAAACCCGTATCGTCGAATGTGATAACCGAGTCGAATGTATGCTGCAACTGGAGATAGCAGAGCCTGAGCCACGCCTCCAGCCGGGGCGCATCCGACAGGACTGCAAGTTTGAGCCCCCGCCTGAGCAGCTCGGTCAGCGTCAGGGTGACATGGGGATACGTGACAAGAGACGCTTCCCGCGCTTTCCGGTATGCAACGACTCCGCTCGACAGAATCTTCCAGTCGATATATCCGAGGTGTTTTTCAAGAAAACTGTCAAACACCGTCTGATATTCGATGCCTTTGAGGTCATAAATCGCATACAGCTCACGTTTTATCTCTGCCGCATCCATGATGAGACCGGCATCGATCCTGGCATTGGCAGCGGCCTTGATGGCGTTTTCCTTCATGGCCATAAAATCCATAAGGGTATTATCCAGATCAAATACGACAGCCTTGATCAAAACTCATTCCTCCACGGCATTTTCTTTTTTCAGTACAAGGATCATTGCAACTTCGTCGCAGTTCGGAAAATGCACACAATTAACACAATCGTTCCATATCTTATGGGGCATTTCCGATTTTTCGATAAACGTAAATCCGAGATGGGCAAAAAAATCCACCTTATACGTCAGAACAAAGACCCTCTCTATACCGAGGATTTTCGTTTCCTCGATCAACGACTCGACTATAGCGCGGCCCAGTCCCTTGTCCTTGAACTCATCCTTGAGCGCAACCGACCGTATCTCGGCGAGGTCCGACCACATCACATGAAGTGACCCGCATCCCACAACCTGTCCGTCAACCTCGATCACCATGTAATCACGGACATTGTCATATATCCGCGACAGGGGACGTTGAAGCATAACACCGGTCTGAGCATGTGTGTTGACAATCTCGGCGATAAACGGCACATCGCTGACACGGGCTTTCCTTAAAAGGGCATTACGGTAAAGAGTCATGATTTCACCCTTTCTCCGAGCAGCGTTTTCGCGCGGGAGATTTGAGCGATCAGCGCTTTCCTGCCTGTCCCGCCCTCAAGGGAGCGACGGT
This sequence is a window from bacterium. Protein-coding genes within it:
- a CDS encoding N-acetyltransferase, encoding MTLYRNALLRKARVSDVPFIAEIVNTHAQTGVMLQRPLSRIYDNVRDYMVIEVDGQVVGCGSLHVMWSDLAEIRSVALKDEFKDKGLGRAIVESLIEETKILGIERVFVLTYKVDFFAHLGFTFIEKSEMPHKIWNDCVNCVHFPNCDEVAMILVLKKENAVEE
- a CDS encoding HAD-IA family hydrolase; protein product: MIKAVVFDLDNTLMDFMAMKENAIKAAANARIDAGLIMDAAEIKRELYAIYDLKGIEYQTVFDSFLEKHLGYIDWKILSSGVVAYRKAREASLVTYPHVTLTLTELLRRGLKLAVLSDAPRLEAWLRLCYLQLQHTFDSVITFDDTGFRKPHATPYQKVLSLIKTAPDETLMVGDWPERDLVGARKVGMYTVFARYGFVFDRKPVGSEGADYAIDDIREILNIVDTLNKNGGL